Proteins from a single region of Symphalangus syndactylus isolate Jambi chromosome 12, NHGRI_mSymSyn1-v2.1_pri, whole genome shotgun sequence:
- the GJB4 gene encoding gap junction beta-4 protein, which produces MNWAFLQGLLSGVNKYSTALSRIWLSVVFIFRVLVYVVAAEEVWDDEQKDFVCNTKQPGCPNVCYDEFFPVSHVRLWALQLILVTCPSLLVVMHVAYREERERKHHLKHGPNAPSLYDNPSKKRGGLWWTYLLSLIFKAAVDAGFLYIFHRLYKDYDMPRVVACSVEPCPHTVDCYISRPTEKKVFTYFMVTTAAICILLNLSEVFYLVGKRCLEIFGPRHRRSRRRERLPDTCPPYVLSQGGHPEDGNSVLMKAGSAPVDAGGYP; this is translated from the coding sequence ATGAACTGGGCATTTCTGCAGGGCCTCCTGAGTGGCGTGAACAAGTACTCCACAGCGCTGAGCCGCATCTGGCTGTCTGTGGTGTTCATCTTTCGCGTGCTGGTGTACGTGGTGGCAGCGGAGGAGGTGTGGGACGATGAGCAGAAGGACTTTGTCTGCAACACCAAGCAGCCCGGCTGCCCCAACGTCTGCTATGACGAGTTCTTCCCCGTGTCCCACGTGCGCCTCTGGGCCCTGCAGCTCATCCTGGTCACGTGCCCCTCCCTGCTCGTGGTCATGCACGTGGCCTACCGCGAGGAGCGCGAACGCAAGCACCACCTGAAACACGGGCCCAATGCGCCATCCCTGTACGACAACCCGAGCAAGAAGCGGGGCGGGCTGTGGTGGACGTACTTGTTGAGCCTCATCTTCAAGGCCGCCGTGGACGCCGGCTTCCTCTATATCTTCCACCGCCTCTACAAGGATTATGACATGCCCCGCGTGGTGGCCTGCTCCGTGGAGCCTTGTCCCCACACTGTGGACTGTTACATCTCCCGGCCCACAGAGAAGAAGGTCTTCACCTACTTCATGGTGACCACAGCTGCCATCTGCATCCTGCTCAACCTCAGTGAAGTGTTCTACCTGGTGGGCAAGAGGTGCCTGGAGATCTTCGGCCCCAGGCACCGGCGGTCTCGGCGTCGGGAACGCCTACCCGATACGTGCCCACCATATGTCCTCTCCCAGGGGGGGCACCCTGAGGATGGGAACTCTGTCCTAATGAAGGCTGGGTCGGCCCCAGTGGATGCAGGTGGGTATCCGTAA
- the GJB5 gene encoding gap junction beta-5 protein encodes MNWSIFEGLLSGVNKYSTAFGRIWLSLVFIFRVLVYLVTAERVWSDDHKDFDCNTRQPGCSNVCFDEFFPVSHVRLWALQLILVTCPSLLVVMHVAYREVQEKRHREAHGENSGRLYLNLGKKRGGLWWTYVCSLVFKASVDIAFLYVFHSFYPKYILPPVVKCHADPCPNIVDCFISKPSEKNIFTLFMVATAAVCILLNLVELIYLVSKRCHECLAARKARAMCTGHHPHGTTSSCKQDDLLSGDLIFLGSDSHPPLLPDRPRDHVKTTIL; translated from the coding sequence ATGAACTGGAGTATCTTTGAGGGCCTCCTGAGTGGGGTCAACAAGTACTCCACAGCCTTTGGGCGCATCTGGCTGTCTCTGGTCTTCATCTTCCGCGTGCTAGTGTACCTGGTGACGGCCGAGCGTGTGTGGAGTGATGACCACAAGGACTTCGACTGCAACACTCGCCAGCCTGGCTGCTCCAACGTCTGCTTCGACGAGTTCTTCCCCGTGTCCCATGTGCGCCTCTGGGCCCTGCAGCTTATCCTGGTGACGTGCCCCTCACTGCTTGTGGTCATGCACGTGGCCTACCGGGAGGTTCAGGAGAAGAGGCACCGAGAAGCCCATGGGGAGAACAGTGGGCGCCTCTACCTGAACCTCGGCAAGAAGCGGGGCGGGCTCTGGTGGACATATGTCTGCAGCCTCGTGTTCAAGGCCAGCGTGGACATCGCCTTTCTCTATGTGTTCCACTCATTCTACCCCAAATATATTCTCCCTCCTGTGGTCAAGTGCCACGCAGATCCGTGTCCCAATATAGTGGACTGCTTCATCTCCAAGCCTTCAGAGAAGAACATTTTCACCCTCTTCATGGTGGCCACAGCTGCCGTCTGCATCCTGCTCAACCTCGTGGAGCTCATCTACCTGGTGAGCAAGAGATGCCACGAGTGCCTGGCGGCAAGGAAAGCCCGAGCCATGTGCACAGGTCATCACCCACACGGTACCACCTCTTCCTGCAAACAAGACGACCTCCTTTCGGGGGACCTCATCTTTCTGGGCTCAGACAGCCATCCTCCTCTCTTACCAGATCGCCCCcgagaccatgtgaagacaacCATCTTGTGA